The following are encoded together in the Pedobacter sp. D749 genome:
- a CDS encoding DUF3291 domain-containing protein codes for MIVALTITKFHRLTIPFAFIGMAVLRLPLWLNKTCRFWKLMGSGKDAQVDLAPDYKHWAVLTAWDNRNDCDRFYGNSFVVKWFNFFGIESFTILLNPLSSHGLWSGIEPFKISKTKSQHQGKIAVITRAAIKFNKLKEFRQNIKRAANAMRNAPGFVLSAGVGENPFFDQATFSIWESAESMKAYAYQSHDHSDVIKLTRERKWYNEELFARFAIIDSWGTLNGVCIES; via the coding sequence ATGATTGTAGCCTTAACCATTACGAAATTCCATCGCCTAACCATTCCTTTTGCATTTATCGGCATGGCGGTTTTAAGATTGCCGCTATGGCTAAATAAAACATGTAGATTCTGGAAATTAATGGGAAGCGGAAAAGATGCTCAGGTAGATCTTGCACCAGATTATAAGCATTGGGCGGTACTTACTGCCTGGGATAATAGAAACGATTGTGATCGTTTTTATGGTAATTCTTTTGTTGTAAAATGGTTTAATTTTTTTGGGATCGAAAGTTTTACCATCTTACTAAATCCTTTATCCAGTCATGGCTTATGGTCAGGAATAGAGCCGTTTAAAATTTCAAAAACCAAGAGTCAGCACCAGGGTAAAATAGCAGTGATCACCCGCGCAGCTATTAAATTTAATAAATTAAAAGAGTTTAGGCAGAATATAAAACGGGCAGCGAATGCCATGAGAAATGCTCCTGGGTTTGTTCTTTCTGCCGGAGTTGGTGAAAATCCCTTTTTTGATCAGGCTACTTTTTCGATATGGGAAAGCGCTGAAAGCATGAAGGCTTACGCCTATCAATCACACGATCATTCAGACGTTATTAAACTCACCAGGGAGCGTAAATGGTATAATGAAGAGTTGTTTGCCCGTTTCGCTATTATAGATAGTTGGGGTACGCTTAATGGTGTATGTATTGAATCGTAA